The proteins below are encoded in one region of Oncorhynchus gorbuscha isolate QuinsamMale2020 ecotype Even-year linkage group LG01, OgorEven_v1.0, whole genome shotgun sequence:
- the LOC124038971 gene encoding troponin I, fast skeletal muscle-like, producing MSEKRMTSSRKHHLKSLMLQIAATLIEEEKKEIKEEKANFMAKIPALDLSGDQAALMEMLKKLSQTIDKVDEERYDAEAKVKKTEKEIEDLKMKVIEVQGIKKPALKKVRMSADAMLAALLGTKHKASMDFRANLKEVKKEVKEEEEVGDWRKNVDEQAGMDGRKKKFEST from the exons ATGTCTGA GAAAAGAATGACCTCGAGCCGTAAGCATCATCTGAAG AGCTTGATGCTCCAGATTGCAGCCACTTTGATTGAAGAGGAGAAAAAGGAGATTAAGGAGGAGAAAGCCAATTTCATGGCTAAGATCCCCGCCCTGGATTTGTCTGGAGATCAAGCGGCGCTGATG GAAATGCTCAAAAAGTTGTCCCAGACCATCGACAAGGTTGATGAGGAAAGATATGACGCAGAAGCAAAAGTGAAGAAGACCGAAAAGGAG ATTGAGGACTTGAAGATGAAAGTTATTGAGGTTCAGGGCATTAAGAAGCCAGCCCTGAAGAAAGTGCGTATGTCTGCTGATGCTATGCTTGCAGCTCTGCTGGGCACCAAGCACAAGGCTTCCATGGATTTCAGAGCCAACTTGAAAGAAGTGAAGAAGGAGGTCAAAGAGGAG GAGGAAGTTGGTGACTGGCGTAAGAACGTTGATGAACAGGCTGGCATGGATGGCAGGAAGAAGAAGTTTGAGTCCACATAA